In Geminocystis sp. M7585_C2015_104, the sequence TCGAAAATATTACATCTTCGGGGTAAAAGGTTGTCCCCACCACTGCCATGATTGTTTGTTAAAGGGTGGCCGCCACTTGAGGATTAGGCTTTTTTCCATGGCTTGACGTAGTTTTCTGTCATGGGAGACACCCCAGTAAAATGCACTTCTGATTGTCACTGGTAATGAATACTGGCGATGGAGACGAATATAACTGTTTATATACCCCCTACAGTCGTGACTTGTCCACCTCTGCCTAGGGGAATTTTTCGTTTCCCCCACATACAGCAGTATTGGTAAGTGAGTGTCTAGGATAAAATATATGCAACTGTGGCTGTGGTCATACTGAGGTAAACGGTAAA encodes:
- a CDS encoding GIY-YIG nuclease family protein — translated: MSVDFLCQWKQRIFNYQHQQRQLSSRQIPLLPDYGCTLEEVENLDPFSLKTHTEQFYRLPQYDHSHSCIYFILDTHLPILLYVGETKNSPRQRWTSHDCRGYINSYIRLHRQYSLPVTIRSAFYWGVSHDRKLRQAMEKSLILKWRPPFNKQSWQWWGQPFTPKM